One genomic window of Cetobacterium sp. ZOR0034 includes the following:
- a CDS encoding LexA family transcriptional regulator: MKTLALTLKMLREKKGLSMEQLAEKAKVSKGIIGEIERDKTRSTVKTLNKIANALELTIAEKNDLDNAFLQKNTSDINVLNIGDPIKMMVIPVFSSVAAGMGYIPDAEPIDFISIPEVGGECIGIRVAGDSMEPTFYNNDIVVIKKDIEVGLGEVGVFLNKHSGESWVKRLKKKNGVYVLESDNHMFKDKEIKSDEICCCGKVINVVKKDLKKRVNPLLEKIEMLDPKQQEILEMMINGLLDKK; the protein is encoded by the coding sequence ATGAAGACTTTAGCTCTAACTCTTAAAATGTTAAGAGAAAAAAAAGGACTTTCTATGGAACAACTTGCAGAAAAAGCAAAAGTTAGTAAGGGTATCATTGGAGAAATTGAAAGGGACAAGACTAGGTCCACAGTAAAAACATTGAATAAAATAGCTAACGCTTTAGAATTGACAATTGCAGAAAAAAATGATTTAGATAATGCTTTTTTACAAAAAAATACATCAGATATAAATGTTTTGAATATAGGCGATCCCATAAAGATGATGGTAATACCTGTTTTTTCTAGTGTTGCAGCTGGAATGGGTTATATACCTGATGCAGAACCAATAGATTTTATAAGTATTCCAGAAGTTGGCGGAGAATGTATCGGAATTAGGGTGGCTGGTGATAGCATGGAGCCTACATTTTATAATAATGATATAGTTGTTATAAAAAAAGATATTGAGGTCGGATTAGGGGAAGTAGGTGTATTTTTAAATAAACATTCTGGAGAGTCTTGGGTTAAAAGATTAAAAAAGAAAAATGGAGTTTATGTACTAGAGAGTGATAATCACATGTTTAAAGATAAAGAGATAAAATCAGATGAAATATGTTGTTGTGGTAAAGTTATAAATGTGGTTAAAAAAGATTTGAAAAAAAGAGTAAATCCGCTGCTTGAAAAAATAGAGATGCTAGATCCTAAGCAACAGGAAATTTTAGAAATGATGATTAACGGATTGTTAGATAAAAAATAA
- a CDS encoding winged helix-turn-helix transcriptional regulator, producing MRKEEILYKKIKDIQQEKGLTVAKIAEKTGVSKQTVSHRILNIKKNGIVNLRFIQQIEELAGVDIIKFF from the coding sequence TTGAGAAAAGAAGAAATATTGTATAAAAAAATTAAAGATATACAGCAAGAAAAAGGGTTAACAGTTGCCAAAATAGCGGAAAAAACAGGCGTAAGCAAACAGACCGTTTCACATAGAATACTGAACATAAAAAAAAACGGCATTGTTAATTTAAGGTTTATTCAGCAAATAGAAGAATTGGCAGGGGTAGATATAATTAAATTTTTTTAA
- a CDS encoding dUTP diphosphatase, which translates to MRTPENIFELLKLQKELDKKTSGLRESGFTPRKRDAFDLSMALDDEFNEFMKELPDELNFKYWKDKKHDPHKQLIEYVDCLFFLLGAINDFHSRKIDMQIRICLSMDDLKSSDKKLDKKSLSEFKYAIQIANLEDEFDMVTLSRFYLEIGAAAGYCAKDIYNAYWEKWNINMGRDKKDWTLGGE; encoded by the coding sequence ATGAGAACACCGGAAAACATTTTTGAGTTATTGAAATTACAAAAAGAATTGGATAAAAAAACCAGTGGATTGAGAGAAAGCGGCTTTACACCTAGAAAACGTGATGCTTTTGATTTATCTATGGCACTTGATGATGAGTTTAATGAATTCATGAAAGAGCTTCCAGACGAATTAAATTTCAAATATTGGAAAGATAAAAAACATGATCCTCACAAGCAATTGATTGAGTATGTAGATTGTTTATTTTTCCTACTGGGTGCTATAAATGATTTTCATTCTAGGAAGATAGATATGCAAATTAGAATCTGTTTGAGTATGGATGATTTAAAATCGAGTGATAAAAAATTAGATAAAAAATCACTCTCAGAGTTTAAATATGCTATTCAGATAGCGAACTTAGAAGATGAGTTTGATATGGTGACACTATCTCGTTTTTATTTAGAGATTGGAGCTGCGGCAGGATATTGTGCTAAAGATATTTATAACGCTTATTGGGAAAAATGGAATATAAATATGGGTAGAGATAAAAAAGATTGGACATTGGGAGGAGAATAA
- a CDS encoding N-acetylmuramoyl-L-alanine amidase has protein sequence MKRVVLLAGHNFQDQGCQVKLDGAVITEFNLTTWLVAEVFKKERLMNVDLVAKARNNYRDLVSEVNSLNADILISCHFNAANGVAQGTEVLHSSKSTKGKKLAGIAQDILVKNLKLRDRGLKSTSPDMRGGSILNKTKPVAILIEPFFLDSVKTMSELVDYMDKTAASVIELLEYLEKNEL, from the coding sequence ATGAAAAGAGTAGTTTTACTTGCAGGACATAACTTCCAAGACCAAGGATGTCAGGTTAAATTAGATGGAGCGGTTATAACAGAGTTCAATTTAACAACTTGGTTAGTTGCTGAAGTTTTTAAAAAAGAAAGATTAATGAATGTGGATTTAGTTGCTAAAGCAAGAAATAATTATAGAGACTTAGTTAGTGAGGTCAACAGCTTAAATGCAGATATATTAATTAGTTGCCATTTTAATGCAGCTAATGGAGTGGCTCAAGGAACAGAGGTGTTACACTCTAGCAAAAGTACAAAGGGTAAAAAATTAGCTGGAATAGCTCAGGATATTTTAGTTAAAAATTTAAAACTTAGAGATAGAGGTTTAAAGTCTACCTCTCCAGATATGAGAGGAGGATCTATACTAAATAAAACTAAGCCAGTAGCCATACTGATAGAACCGTTCTTCTTAGATTCAGTAAAGACGATGTCGGAATTGGTGGATTATATGGATAAAACAGCAGCATCTGTTATAGAGCTTTTAGAATATTTGGAAAAGAATGAGTTATAA